From the genome of Orcinus orca chromosome 5, mOrcOrc1.1, whole genome shotgun sequence, one region includes:
- the LOC125964532 gene encoding LOW QUALITY PROTEIN: heterogeneous nuclear ribonucleoprotein D-like (The sequence of the model RefSeq protein was modified relative to this genomic sequence to represent the inferred CDS: inserted 3 bases in 2 codons) — translation MFIGGLSWDTSKKDLTEYLSRFGEVVDCTVKTDPVAGRSRGFGFVHFKDAASVDKVLKLKEHKLDGKLIDPNRAKAXGKEPPKKVFVGGLSPDTLEEQIKEYFGAFGEIENIELPMDTKTNERRGFCFITYTDGEPVKKLVESRYQIGSGKCEIKVAQPKEVYRQQQQQQKEGRGAAAGGRGGTRGRGQGQGQNWNQGFNNYYDQGYGNYNSAYGGDQNYSGYGGYGYTGYNYGNYGYXHGYADYSGQQSTYGKASRGDGNHQNNYQPY, via the exons ATGTTTATTGGAGGCTTGAGCTGGGATACAAGCAAGAAAGATCTGACTGAATATTTGTCTCGATTTGGAGAAGTTGTAGACTGCACAGTGAAAACAGATCCAGTCGCTGGAAGATCAAGAGGATTTGGATTTGTGCATTTCAAAGATGCTGCTAGTGTTGATAAGGTTTTGAAACTGAAAGAACACAAGCTGGATGGCAAATTGATAGACCCTAATAGGGCCAAAG TGGGGAAGGAACCCCCCAAAAAGGTTTTTGTGGGTGGATTGAGCCCAGATACTTTGgaagaacaaattaaagaatattttggagCCTTTGGAGAGATTGAAAATATTGAACTTcccatggatacaaaaacaaatgaaagaagaggATTTTGTTTTATTACATATACAGACGGAGAGCCAGTAAAGAAATTGGTAGAAAGCAGATATCAAATTGGTTCTGGGAAGTGTGAAATCAAAGTTGCACAACCCAAAGAGGTATATaggcagcaacagcaacaacaaaaagaaggaagaggtgcTGCAGCTGGTGGACGAGGAGGTACTAGGGGTCGTGGCCAAGGTCAGGGCCAAAACTGGAACCAAGGATTTAATAACTATTATGATCAAGGATATGGAAATTACAATAGTGCTTATGGCGGTGATCAAAACTATAGTGGCTATGGCGGCTATGGTTATACTGGGTATAACTATGGGAACTATGGGTA GCACGGATATGCAGACTACAGTGGCCAACAGAGCACTTATGGCAAGGCATCTCGAGGGGATGGCAATCACCAAAATAATTACCAGCCATATTAA